In Fundulus heteroclitus isolate FHET01 chromosome 17, MU-UCD_Fhet_4.1, whole genome shotgun sequence, the following are encoded in one genomic region:
- the LOC105936709 gene encoding histone H1 encodes MAEEAPAAAPAKAPAKAPKKKAASKAKKDGPSLSKLIVAAVAESKERKGMSLAALKKVLAGKGVDVTKANKRINTAVTKLATAGTLSQTKGTGASGSFKLAKDTKAAKPAKKVVKKKAPAKAKKPAATAAKKASTPKKAAAKKTAAKKASTPKKAAAKKSPKKVVKKSPKKAAAAKKPKAAAKKPAAKKPAAKKPAAKKAKK; translated from the coding sequence ATGGCAGAAGAAGCTCCAGCAGCGGCACCGGCGAAAGCCCCGGCCAAAGCCCCGAAGAAGAAGGCGGCCTCCAAGGCCAAGAAGGATGGACCCAGCCTCTCCAAGCTGATCGTGGCCGCCGTAGCCGAGTCCAAGGAGCGTAAGGGCATGTCTCTGGCGGCGCTGAAGAAGGTGCTGGCCGGCAAAGGCGTGGATGTGACCAAGGCCAACAAGCGCATCAACACCGCCGTCACCAAGCTGGCGACGGCAGGAACCCTGAGCCAGACCAAAGGCACCGGGGCGTCGGGCTCCTTCAAGCTGGCAAAGGACACCAAAGCGGCCAAACCAGCCAAGAAGGTGGTGAAGAAGAAGGCTCCCGCTAAGGCCAAGAAGCCCGCCGCCACTGCCGCCAAGAAGGCCAGCACCCCCAAGAAGGCTGCGGCTAAGAAGACAGCCGCCAAGAAGGCCAGCACCCCGAAGAAGGCTGCGGCCAAGAAGTCCCCTAAGAAGGTGGTGAAGAAGAGCCCTAAGAAGGCCGCTGCCGCCAAGAAGCCAAAGGCTGCTGCTAAGAAGCCTGCAGCCAAGAAACCTGCAGCAAAGAAGCCCGCAGCTAAGAAGGCCAAGAAGTAA
- the LOC118566548 gene encoding histone H2A-like yields MSGRGKTGGKARAKAKTRSSRAGLQFPVGRVHRLLRKGNYAERVGAGAPVYLAAVLEYLTAEILELAGNAARDNKKTRIIPRHLQLAVRNDEELNKLLGGVTIAQGGVLPNIQAVLLPKKTEKPAKAK; encoded by the coding sequence ATGTCTGGACGCGGAAAGACCGGAGGCAAAGCCAGAGCCAAGGCCAAGACTCGCTCATCCAGAGCAGGTCTGCAGTTCCCCGTGGGCCGTGTCCACAGGCTGCTGAGGAAAGGCAACTACGCTGAACGCGTGGGTGCCGGAGCCCCGGTGTACCTGGCCGCCGTGCTGGAGTACCTGACGGCTGAGATCCTGGAGCTGGCTGGTAACGCTGCCCGCGACAACAAGAAGACCAGGATCATCCCCCGTCACCTGCAGCTGGCTGTGCGCAACGACGAGGAGCTCAACAAGCTGCTCGGAGGAGTCACCATCGCTCAGGGAGGCGTTCTGCCCAACATCCAGGCTGTGCTGCTGCCCAAGAAGACCGAGAAACCCGCCAAGGCCAAGTAA